A region from the Flavobacterium enshiense genome encodes:
- a CDS encoding GNAT family N-acetyltransferase → MTLQLIIRLGTIYDLKELLQLFADTITTVCINDYSDQQIKVWTSSIEDEERWFDILRNQFVLVAEDTEKIIGFCTLDKGNYVDLMYVHKDYQGQGIASRLYSELEKEAIKIGNKRLTSDVSITAKPFFEKIGFKVVTKQVVVREGIELINFKMSKELTNMQTKIKFSPEEIAIKRIDNYPGRPTIIFLHDSLGCVELWRDFPEKLGALTNCNVLVYDRQGYGKSCPFIYAKRDNDYMELEADMLNELLNYWNIDKAILFGHSDGGSIALLTAAKYPEKILGIITEGAHVLVEEVTLNGIREAIDLYKTTDLKSKLEKYHGDKTEDMFWAWAGKWTSDEFKVWNMESFLPLIKCPSLIIQGEDDEYGTLEQVEKINSQVNGPSSKLIIPNIKHTPHKEAPDFVLDKSAEFISQLV, encoded by the coding sequence ATGACTTTACAACTAATAATAAGACTAGGGACAATCTATGATTTAAAGGAGCTGTTACAATTATTTGCGGATACGATAACGACAGTCTGCATAAATGATTATAGTGACCAACAAATAAAAGTGTGGACTTCAAGTATTGAAGACGAGGAACGTTGGTTTGATATACTGAGGAACCAATTTGTATTAGTAGCCGAAGACACAGAAAAAATTATTGGCTTTTGCACATTAGACAAAGGAAATTATGTCGATTTGATGTATGTGCATAAAGACTATCAGGGGCAAGGAATTGCAAGTAGACTTTATTCTGAATTAGAAAAAGAAGCGATAAAAATTGGGAATAAGCGATTGACTTCAGATGTTAGTATAACTGCCAAGCCGTTTTTTGAAAAGATAGGCTTTAAAGTAGTCACAAAGCAAGTAGTTGTGCGAGAAGGAATTGAATTGATAAACTTTAAAATGTCAAAAGAACTGACAAACATGCAGACAAAAATTAAATTTTCTCCAGAAGAAATCGCAATAAAAAGAATTGACAATTATCCTGGGCGACCAACAATTATTTTTTTACATGATTCATTGGGTTGCGTTGAATTGTGGAGGGATTTTCCGGAAAAACTGGGGGCATTGACCAATTGTAATGTTTTGGTTTATGACCGTCAGGGTTATGGGAAATCCTGTCCGTTCATATACGCTAAGCGTGATAATGATTACATGGAACTTGAGGCGGATATGTTGAACGAACTCCTGAATTATTGGAATATAGATAAGGCAATCCTATTCGGTCACAGTGATGGTGGTTCCATAGCTTTGCTTACTGCTGCAAAATATCCGGAGAAAATTTTAGGAATCATTACCGAAGGAGCTCATGTTCTTGTGGAAGAAGTTACCTTAAATGGTATTAGAGAAGCGATTGATCTTTACAAGACAACCGATTTAAAGTCCAAATTAGAGAAATACCACGGAGATAAAACCGAGGATATGTTTTGGGCATGGGCCGGTAAATGGACGAGTGACGAATTCAAGGTTTGGAACATGGAAAGTTTTTTACCATTGATTAAATGTCCGTCGTTGATTATTCAAGGTGAAGATGATGAGTATGGTACCTTGGAACAAGTCGAAAAAATC
- a CDS encoding NAD(P)/FAD-dependent oxidoreductase produces MNIPRSSFPRIVIIGGGFAGISLAKKLKNKNAQVVLLDKHNYHTFQPLLYQVATGGLEAGSIAYPIRKVVQDYENFYFRLANVKEIDAENKKIIADIGDLYYDYLVIATGSKTNYFGNKEIENFSMAMKTIPQSLNIRSLILENFEQALLTNDINERNALMNFVIVGGGPTGVELAGALAEMKKAILPKDYPDLDIRNMGIHVVQGSDRLLDAMSPKSSQKAEDFLHGLGVSIWKSVRVTNYDGRTVTTNSDLTFDTATVIWAAGVKGAVVNGLKKEALTERADRVMVNEFNQALGYDNIFAIGDVALMASDKNPQGHPMMAQPAIQQGDLLAENLIRKLQNKTMQPFMYNDKGSMATIGRNKAVVDLPHWHFQGVFAWFVWMFVHLFSLIGFKNKAVVLMNWIYNYIKFDREGRLIIRPYKKKNIQSFTSDEM; encoded by the coding sequence AGGTGGCGGTTTTGCCGGAATTTCACTGGCTAAAAAACTTAAAAATAAAAATGCACAGGTTGTCCTTCTCGACAAACACAATTACCATACATTTCAGCCGTTGTTGTATCAGGTAGCCACTGGCGGATTGGAAGCGGGGTCCATTGCTTATCCCATCCGGAAAGTAGTGCAGGATTATGAGAACTTCTACTTCCGACTGGCTAATGTAAAGGAAATCGATGCTGAAAACAAAAAAATCATTGCTGATATTGGTGATCTGTATTATGATTATCTTGTGATTGCTACTGGCTCCAAAACCAATTATTTCGGAAATAAGGAAATCGAGAATTTCAGTATGGCGATGAAAACCATTCCGCAGTCACTAAATATCCGCAGTCTGATCCTAGAAAATTTCGAACAGGCATTACTCACCAACGATATCAATGAAAGAAATGCGCTTATGAATTTCGTAATTGTAGGAGGGGGGCCAACAGGAGTAGAGCTGGCCGGAGCATTGGCTGAAATGAAAAAAGCTATACTACCGAAAGACTATCCTGATTTGGACATACGCAATATGGGGATTCATGTTGTTCAGGGGAGTGATCGTTTGCTCGATGCAATGTCGCCAAAATCATCGCAAAAAGCGGAAGATTTCCTCCACGGACTGGGGGTAAGTATTTGGAAAAGTGTAAGGGTAACCAATTACGACGGGAGAACGGTAACCACCAATTCGGATTTGACTTTTGATACCGCAACGGTTATTTGGGCAGCGGGGGTGAAAGGCGCTGTAGTGAACGGTTTGAAAAAAGAAGCTTTAACGGAACGCGCCGATCGTGTGATGGTGAACGAATTCAATCAGGCATTGGGTTATGATAATATTTTTGCCATAGGGGATGTAGCTTTAATGGCGTCCGATAAAAATCCGCAGGGTCATCCCATGATGGCACAGCCCGCGATACAGCAAGGTGATTTGTTGGCAGAAAACCTGATTCGGAAATTGCAAAATAAGACAATGCAGCCCTTCATGTACAACGACAAAGGCTCGATGGCCACTATCGGAAGAAATAAAGCGGTGGTCGATTTACCTCATTGGCATTTTCAAGGCGTTTTTGCCTGGTTTGTTTGGATGTTTGTACATTTGTTTTCGCTCATCGGATTCAAAAACAAAGCAGTGGTGCTGATGAATTGGATTTACAATTATATCAAATTCGATCGCGAAGGCCGTTTGATCATCCGTCCGTATAAAAAGAAAAATATCCAGAGTTTTACCAGTGACGAAATGTAA